In Primulina eburnea isolate SZY01 chromosome 3, ASM2296580v1, whole genome shotgun sequence, one DNA window encodes the following:
- the LOC140826337 gene encoding kinase-interacting protein 1-like has product MLQRAANNAYSWWWASHIRTKQSKWLDQSLLDMEEKVQNMLKLIEEDGDSFAKRAEMYYKRRPELITSVEEAYKAFRALADRYDLLSKELQNANHTIATVFPEQVQFAMDEDDESVSAKMTKNSQIPDIGNAPNAPKAPIKDLKGLITTASKQLQANKLSKTNKVVQKSGLTKEEAVEEIDKLQKDILALQTVKEFARSSYESGLSKYWGIENQIMEMQQNICRLQDEFNVDTVIEDDEARTLMAEAALKSCQETLIQLQDKQERSAIEAREESLKIEAAHERLESLKEEFLNDGTNEEKVNDNDMISNFEDESQSSTIDVVEVIQEMESVEASSVKLREDLESLTVTEMAEKIDKLVNKVISLETVVSSQTVLINTLRTEADDLHSQIQRLEDEKVTLINSTHIFTTRLKEMEEKLRKLQDLNKNLESQNRNLQTNFADARNSLDHLSEKLSSIKPDEEQEETSSVQDESAMPSPGGGEKFLNKSKTEGTVDVKEIDTTVEGTKLSGKSSTKKTVTFLDQKQKEQILVDHSDDLINVRAKENVEKEEELNWQQMLLTGMEDREKILLKEYTTILRNYKDVKKKLGDMEKQERDSQFDIIVQMRELKDAVAKRDEEIHRLRQKLNLLQENKDIKVDDVPEERGVEPEAGGDDLQENSLINKEVDIKLVFIDRTSPISAVEEKLRMDIDAILDENLDFWLRFSTAFHQIQKFKTEVQDLQDEILKLLEKKMQVGSVTTEQKSEVRPIYKHLREIQTELTVWLEQSVSLKDEQKRRFASLCSIQEEITKALKEGVEGEEIRFSSHQAAKFQGEILNMKQENNKVRDELQAGLDHVSALQLDIEKSLRKLNEEFGICGDQQQLKQAMSRSRIPLRSFIFGTKPKKPKHSILSCMHPNRRFPLMRGGTHS; this is encoded by the exons ATGTTGCAGAGAGCCGCAAACAATGCGTATTCATGGTGGTGGGCTAGTCACATTCGGACCAAGCAATCGAAATGGCTGGATCAAAGCCTTCTGG ATATGGAAGAGAAGGTGCAAAATATGCTGAAGCTCATAGAAGAAGATGGAGATTCCTTTGCCAAGAGAGCTGAGATGTACTACAAGAGGAGGCCAGAGCTTATAACATCTGTAGAAGAAGCTTACAAGGCTTTTCGAGCATTGGCAGATCGTTACGACCTCTTATCCAAAGAACTTCAAAATGCCAACCATACAATTGCCACTGTTTTCCCAGAACAGGTTCAGTTTGCAATGGACGAAGATGATGAATCAGTCTCGGCAAAAATGACCAAGAATTCACAAATACCAGATATAGGAAACGCTCCAAACGCTCCAAAGGCACCCATTAAAGATCTAAAAGGCCTGATAACCACAGCTTCGAAACAATTGCAAGCCAATAAATTATCAAAAACTAATAAAGTTGTTCAAAAATCTGGTTTAACTAAGGAAGAAGCTGTTGAAGAGATTGATAAGCTTCAGAAAGATATTCTAGCATTACAAACTGTTAAAGAGTTTGCTAGGAGTTCATACGAAAGTGGGCTTTCGAAGTATTGGGGGATTGAAAACCAGATAATGGAAATGCAACAAAATATTTGCAGGTTGCAGGATGAATTTAACGTGGATACAGTTATCGAGGATGATGAAGCTCGGACGTTGATGGCTGAGGCAGCCCTTAAATCGTGTCAAGAAACATTGATTCAGTTGCAGGATAAACAAGAAAGGTCTGCCATTGAGGCGAGAGAGGAGTCCCTGAAGATCGAAGCTGCTCACGAGCGACTAGAGTCCCTTAAGGAAGAGTTTCTGAATGATGGGACTAATGAGGAAAAGGTGAATGACAACGATATGATTTCAAACTTTGAGGATGAATCGCAAAGCTCGACTATAGATGTAGTTGAAGTGATACAAGAGATGGAGAGTGTCGAGGCATCATCGGTAAAACTTCGAGAAGATTTGGAATCTCTTACGGTGACAGAAATGGCAGAGAAGATCGACAAGCTTGTGAACAAGGTGATTAGCCTGGAAACTGTGGTATCATCTCAAACGGTCCTTATCAACACCTTAAGAACAGAAGCCGACGATCTCCATTCACAGATTCAGAGATTGGAAGATGAGAAGGTGACCCTGATTAATAGCACGCACATTTTTACCACCAGGttgaaagaaatggaggaaaagtTGCGGAAGCTTCAGGATCTGAACAAGAATTTGGAAAGCCAGAACAGAAATCTACAAACAAATTTTGCTGATGCCCGTAATAGTCTTGATCACTTGTCTGAGAAATTAAGCAGCATCAAGCCAGATGAAGAGCAAGAGGAGACAAGTTCGGTTCAAGATGAGTCAGCTATGCCAAGTCCAGGTGGCGGTGAAAAATTCTTGAATAAATCGAAAACAGAAGGCACGGTGGACGTAAAAGAAATTGATACAACCGTTGAAGGCACAAAGTTGTCAGGTAAAAGCTCAACTAAAAAAACCGTCACATTCTTGGATCAGAAACAGAAGGAACAAATCCTGGTGGATCATTCAGATGATCTTATAAATGTTCGAGCAAAAGAAAATGTGGAGAAAGAAGAAGAGCTCAACTGGCAGCAGATGCTCTTGACAGGAATGGAGGACAGGGAGAAAATTCTGCTGAAAGAGTATACCACGATTTTAAGAAATTATAAGGATGTCAAGAAGAAGCTCGGTGACATGGAGAAACAAGAGAGGGATAGCCAATTTGATATCATAGTGCAAATGAGAGAGCTGAAGGATGCTGTAGCAAAAAGAGATGAAGAAATTCATCGCCTTCGCCAAAAACTAAACCTTCTTCAAGAAAATAAGGACATCAAGGTAGATGATGTTCCAGAGGAACGTGGCGTTGAACCCGAGGCTGGAGGTGACGACCTTCAAGAAAATTCCTTAATAAACAAGGAAGTTGACATCAAATTAGTGTTTATCGATAGAACTTCACCCATCTCGGCAGTTGAAGAAAAGCTTCGCATGGACATTGATGCAATACTGGACGAGAATTTAGATTTCTGGTTAAGATTCAGCACCGCGTTTCATCAGATTCAGAAATTTAAAACTGAAGTTCAGGATCTGCAGGATGAAATACTGAAACTTCTAGAGAAGAAGATGCAGGTGGGAAGTGTTACAACCGAGCAAAAATCAGAAGTCCGGCCAATCTACAAGCACCTAAGGGAAATTCAAACCGAGCTAACTGTTTGGTTGGAACAAAGTGTGTCTTTAAAAGATGAACAGAAACGAAGATTTGCATCATTATGCAGCATCCAAGAGGAGATTACCAAAGCACTGAAAGAAGGTGTTGAAGGAGAAGAAATCCGATTTAGTAGCCATCAAGCTGCAAAATTCCAAGGAGAAATCTTGAACATGAAACAAGAGAACAACAAGGTTCGGGATGAACTACAAGCTGGTCTTGATCATGTTAGCGCGCTGCAACTTGATATCGAAAAATCGCTAAGAAAATTGAATGAAGAGTTTGGGATCTGTGGTGATCAACAGCAACTGAAGCAGGCCATGAGCAGGTCGCGAATCCCTTTACGATCATTTATTTTTGGAACCAAACCGAAGAAGCCGAAGCATTCTATTTTATCTTGTATGCATCCAAATAGAAGATTCCCTCTCATGAGAGGTGGTACACATTCATAA